CAACTACAAACGCGGCACGATGGCGTTTTTCGCGGCGGAGGCGGGCGTGCAGCGGGCCATCGCGGAGCTGCGCGAGGACCAGGACTGGTCCGACGGATTCGAGCTGACCGACCAGGACAACGGCACGGGATACGAGGTGGACGTGACGCACATCTCCTCGCAGCTCGCGAGCATCCGCGCGCAAGGCAGCGGCGGCGCGAGCCGCCGCACGATCGAGGTGATCGTCAACATCGATTCGGCGTATTCGCACGCGCTGAACATCGGCGGCGATCTCACGATGGCCGGCAAGCCACGCATCAGCGTGGAGGGCGTGCGCTTGAACGGCGATGCGTTCATGGACCTCGACAACGGCACGCCGTCGATCAACGTCTTCGCGCCGGCGGACTCGGTCATCACGTTCGCCGACGGATCGGAAACCGAGCCGGTCCAGCACATCGACACGCCGCCGTTCGACACCAGCGGCGCACGCCTGTCGGATTCGGACTGGAACGAATTGGCCGCCAACGCTCCGGACGCCTGGTCACACGACGAGGACGGCATCCCGGGCAACGCCGACACGACGGTGACGATCAACAACCTGAATTTCGAGAACGTGCCCGCGGCGGCGGACGGGAAGCGAACCATTTACGTGGACGGCGATGTGACGCTGACAGGTAGCGTGGCGGGCATCGGCACCGTGATCGCGACGGGAAAGATCATCGGGCAGGGCGGTTTTCACACAAGCGGCACGCCGACGATCAGCTTCATCTCGCGCGATGACGTGCTGTTGAATTTCGACACGAACGCGCAATCCGAATTGAACGGCCTGACGTATGCCGAAGGCGACTACGAGATGCACGGGAAGATCAAATACACCGGCGTCGTCACGTCGTTCGGATCGGCGATCATCCAGAATCCTTCGGAGTTCACGAACAACAACGACCCGAACTACTGGTACACCTACTCCGCGGCGTACAGCATCGTCGCCGACCCCGTGGATGTGCTGCTGTGGCAGGAGGTGATGGGGTAAATCGGGAATTGCGAATGGGGCATGGAATCGCGGAATCGCAATCCAACACGAAGGCACGAAGGGCACAAAGAACGCAAAGGACACGCAGCGCACGGAGCCTTTCGTGTTGTCCGTCAAGTCCATTCAGTCCATTGAGTCCATATTGTCCGTCGGGCACCGGCGCGGGCACGGGTAGGCGCCGATGACACAAGCGGGTGCGTGTCGGGTATGATGCGCGCATGCGGGCGGACCGGTCCCTCATTCGCGTGTTGTTGCTCGCGGCGTTCGCGGGCGCGTTGACACTCGCCGCGGGGTGCGTCTTTGGCGACGAGGCCGAAACAGGCGCGGACGATCCACTGCCGTCGCCGGGCGCGTCGAACGAAGACGGCGTCGATGACGACGCCGTTCCCGGCGATGATGACGGCGATGACGAAACCATCGCCGATCCGCACACGCTTCCCCTTTGCGAGGTGGACGATGCGCGTGTCGAAGAACTTCTCGCGCGCATGCCGCTTCCGGCAAAAATCGGGCAGATGTATTACGTCGGCGTGGACATGCTGCCGGGCTTCGCCGGCAAGGATGCGATCCGCGCGATCAACGAATTGCGCGTGGGCGCGATCCACGAACGGATATTGTTCACGCTCGGCCTGACGCCGCGATGGAGCGCGAAAAACGCCAACGCCCTGCAGCGGCTCGCGTTCGAAAACGACCCGCCCGTTCCGCTTCTCCTCGGGATCGACCAGGAAGGCGGCGCGTCGCAGACGCTTTCGACGACGACCGGCGGCACGGACACACCGGGCAACATGGGCCTTGGCGCCACGTTCGATCCCGCCGTGACGGCCGATGCGTACGCGCTGATGGCGGACCAGATGCGCGAGCTTGGCGTCAACGTGAATCTCGCACCCGTGCTCGAGGTGATGACCTCGCCGGGCGAGACGTCGATGTACACGCGCACGTTCGGCGGGCTGACAGACTGGGTTTCGCGCCACGCGCGCGCGTCGGTGTCGGCGATGACGGCGCGGCGCATCATCGCGACGGCCAAGCACTTTCCCGGCCAGACCGCGGCGCCGGGTGACGAACACACGTCCGTGCCCGTCTCGACGCACACCGACGCCGAGCTGCGCGCGATCTACCTGCCGCCGTTTATTGCCGCGATCGAGGCGGGCGTGCCGATGATCATGCCGACGCACGCGCGGTTCGACGCCTGGGACGACGAACGGCCGCCGACAATCTCGCGCGCGATTCTCACCGACTTGTTGCGCGAGGAGCTCGGCTTTGACGGCGTCATCATCACCGACGATCTCAACATGTTCCCCGTGGCGAACGTCGATCACGGCGACCTGGTGGACCTTCTCGCCATCGAGGCCGGCGCGGACATGATCATGGATATCGGCGGGGAACCGCTTGTCGGGGGTGGCTCGCCGGGCGACTACCCGACCGATCTCGGCGAGCGCATGGCGTATATCCAAAGCGCCGTTGAAAGCGGCCGCGTGACCGAGGCGCGCATCGACGCATCGGTGCGGCGCATCCTGCGCATGAAGATGCGCTACTGCCTGTTCGAGGCGCCGGCGCGCGACGCGGCGACCGTGGACGAGCGCGTCGATACGCCCGGCCAGCGCGAGATCGCCGCGCGCCTTCACGAACGCGCGCTGACATTGGTTCGCGACGAAAACGCGTATCTGCCGATCCCCGCGCCGGGCGCGCCCGGGTCGCGCGTTCACGTCATCGCGCCGTCGCCGCTCATCCTTGAGATGTACCCCGGCGCGCCGTGGCCGAACCTGTGCACACGGTCGCTGTACAAGGCGATGCAGGCGATCGATAGCGCGACGACGGGGACGCGCTTCTCGTCGCCGCTATGGAAACGGCGCGCGGACGCGATCGTCGCGGGGGCGGCCGCGTCGGACGCGGACGTGTTCGTCATCGGCACCTACAACGCGCGGGCGGATGCGCGCCAGGCGGACATGGTGCGTCGCGTGCTGGCGCTCGGCCGGCCGACGATCGTCGTCGCGCTGGCGATGCCGTACGACCTGTCCGCGTTTCCCGACGCGCCCGCTTATCTTGCCGCGTATTCCAACCGCGACATCGCGGTGGAAACGGTCGCGCGCGCGCTGTACGGATGGGCGGCGCCACAAGGGCGCCTGCCCGTCGCGATCCCGGGTTTGTACCCGGCGGGCCACTCGGCGGTTTCCAAAAACTGACGCGCCCGCGCCGCGCTTGACGAGAAGGCGCCGGGCGGTGGCGGCGCGGCGCTAAC
The bacterium DNA segment above includes these coding regions:
- a CDS encoding pilus assembly PilX N-terminal domain-containing protein, encoding MRKQLTIRRTGAASRPERRGVVMVIVLMVMSATLLVGLAAMLTSSTDMKISFNYKRGTMAFFAAEAGVQRAIAELREDQDWSDGFELTDQDNGTGYEVDVTHISSQLASIRAQGSGGASRRTIEVIVNIDSAYSHALNIGGDLTMAGKPRISVEGVRLNGDAFMDLDNGTPSINVFAPADSVITFADGSETEPVQHIDTPPFDTSGARLSDSDWNELAANAPDAWSHDEDGIPGNADTTVTINNLNFENVPAAADGKRTIYVDGDVTLTGSVAGIGTVIATGKIIGQGGFHTSGTPTISFISRDDVLLNFDTNAQSELNGLTYAEGDYEMHGKIKYTGVVTSFGSAIIQNPSEFTNNNDPNYWYTYSAAYSIVADPVDVLLWQEVMG
- a CDS encoding glycoside hydrolase family 3 C-terminal domain-containing protein, encoding MRADRSLIRVLLLAAFAGALTLAAGCVFGDEAETGADDPLPSPGASNEDGVDDDAVPGDDDGDDETIADPHTLPLCEVDDARVEELLARMPLPAKIGQMYYVGVDMLPGFAGKDAIRAINELRVGAIHERILFTLGLTPRWSAKNANALQRLAFENDPPVPLLLGIDQEGGASQTLSTTTGGTDTPGNMGLGATFDPAVTADAYALMADQMRELGVNVNLAPVLEVMTSPGETSMYTRTFGGLTDWVSRHARASVSAMTARRIIATAKHFPGQTAAPGDEHTSVPVSTHTDAELRAIYLPPFIAAIEAGVPMIMPTHARFDAWDDERPPTISRAILTDLLREELGFDGVIITDDLNMFPVANVDHGDLVDLLAIEAGADMIMDIGGEPLVGGGSPGDYPTDLGERMAYIQSAVESGRVTEARIDASVRRILRMKMRYCLFEAPARDAATVDERVDTPGQREIAARLHERALTLVRDENAYLPIPAPGAPGSRVHVIAPSPLILEMYPGAPWPNLCTRSLYKAMQAIDSATTGTRFSSPLWKRRADAIVAGAAASDADVFVIGTYNARADARQADMVRRVLALGRPTIVVALAMPYDLSAFPDAPAYLAAYSNRDIAVETVARALYGWAAPQGRLPVAIPGLYPAGHSAVSKN